A single Metarhizium brunneum chromosome 5, complete sequence DNA region contains:
- the lok gene encoding Ovarian-specific serine/threonine-protein kinase Lok, which yields MDVKDLIARVYPVSDTHGCAKEAITTSQYCVPPPLSDGQPKKAQCGREDREATEPPEEVDATASEYDGRPFIEIRFSKIPRSSHGVVFGCNRKSDVVLPNLPCLSHFHFSLTFDERRQFIVKDLGSLIGTEVTYDTKGTGTRRNFTWIIGGNEKAHQQGKIIIKIHNTVQFEIVAFEHDIDSQSYIDKVERFCQGSATAEGLLDDLNIPLRPDTQFATGAHTPGEGPIYLREMIGQGGFGVVTYYWDVSTGHEIVVKRPRDNMVRMFLRKGVNSAKTEAALADARGKWRREANNMKNLIHPNIVRLLRVIDDPYPQLVLEYIPGGPLSQLENITISESMLVLTQCLSALTLMHENQLAHRDISPNNILVKSLEPFVVVLADFGLSKDVAELRSQCGTGRFIAPEIFEDSSDRRYSAAVDIWSLGVVMCEMLGILPAYRKHRDNLPKNVLGSSWCSIVVGSLEELYHRRPDSLKRFLLGSMLVLSPERRCSAQGCYERVKELPRRIVGEEACDRIKDVLWREAPVVYSSDIDTNEQSTVPLRDVGDVSDDGRSTDTMISIDPSSRDDGARRKFAAAQPLSRQSEARPSLKRPTTKKASQNPKLKRRGRASISQSGFLDAHVDQEAAEAEALLQIFPSSPVC from the exons ATGGACGTCAAAGACCTCATTGCTCGTGTGTACCCTGTTTCCGATACTCATGGCTGTGCTAAAGAGGCCATCACGACTAGTCAGTATTGTGTACCGCCGCCGCTATCTGATGGACAGCCAAAAAAAGCTCAGTGTGGGCGTGAAGACCGCGAGGCGACTGAGCCTCCGGAGGAAGTGGACGCAACTGCATCCGAATATGACGGCAGGCCCTTCATCGAGATCAGATTCAGCAAGATCCCACGATCGTCCCATGGGGTCGTATTCGGATGTAATAGGAAGAGTGATGTTGTCCTGCCTAATCTACCATGTCTAAGCCACTTTCACTTTAGCTTAACTTTTGATGAGCGAAGACAGTTCATCGTGAAGGACTTGGGATCACTTATCGGAACCGAGGTAACTTACGACACGAAAGGGACGGGTACGCGACGCAATTTTACCTGGATTATTGGCGGCAACGAGAAAGCTCATCAGCAGGGaaagattattattaaaatacaCAACACTGTCCAATTTGAAATCGTGGCTTTCGAGCATGACATTGATTCCCAGTCATATATCGACAAGGTCGAAAGGTTTTGCCAGGGCAGTGCGACCGCGGAAGGCCTCCTGGACGATCTAAATATCCCTCTTCGGCCAGACACGCAGTTTGCTACAGGAGCGCATACACCAGGTGAAGGCCCTATCTATTTGAGGGAAATGATTGGACAAGGGGGGTTTGGCGTTGTCACTTATTACTGGGATGTGAGCACCGGACATGAGATTGTTGTAAAGAGGCCACGCGACAACATGGTCAGGATGTTCCTCAGAAAGGGCGTCAACAGCGCCAAAACTGAGGCTGCACTTGCCGATGCCCGGGGAAAATGGAGACGTGAAGCAAATAACATGAAAAACCTGATACAT CCTAATATTGTACGGCTGTTGCGTGTCATCGACGATCCATACCCCCAATTGGTCTTGGAATATATCCCGGGAGGTCCCTTGTCCCAACTAGAGAATATAACGATTTCCGAAAGTATGCTGGTTCTTACGCAGTGTCTCTCGGCCTTGACGCTTATGCATGAGAACCAATTGGCGCATCGCGACATATCACCAAACAATATTCTTGTTAAATCGCTGGAACCCTTTGTCGTTGTTCTCGCTGACTTTGGACTATCCAAAGATGTGGCGGAATTACGCTCTCAATGCGGCACTGGTCGGTTTATTGCACCGGAAATCTTTGAGGATAGTAGTGATAGGCGCTACTCGGCGGCGGTGGACATCTGGTCCCTTGGTGTGGTGATGTGTGAGATGCTAGGAATTCTGCCAGCTTACCGAAAGCATAGGGACAACCTCCCGAAAAATGTTCTTGGCTCATCTTGGTGCAGCATAGTGGTTGGTTCTCTCGAAGAGCTTTACCACCGCCGACCTGACAGCCTGAAACGATTCTTGCTCGGGAGCATGCTAGTCCTATCTCCAGAACGACGGTGCTCTGCTCAGGGTTGCTATGAGAGAGTAAAGGAGCTACCGCGCCGCATTGTGGGCGAGGAAGCGTGCGATAGGATCAAGGACGTTTTGTGGCGCGAGGCTCCAGTTGTCTATTCTAGCGACATCGACACAAACGAGCAGAGTACTGTGCCACTCAGGGATGTCGGCGACGTGAGCGATGATGGAAGGTCAACCGATACCATGATTTCCATAGATCCAAGCTCCAGGGATGACGGCGCAAGGAGGAAATTTGCCGCGGCGCAACCTCTATCACGTCAGTCAGAAGCGAGGCCAAGCTTAAAGCggccaacaacaaaaaagGCATCCCAGAATCCCAAATTGAAGCGTCGAGGGCGAGCGTCGATCTCACAATCTGGCTTTCTTGATGCCCATGTCGACCaggaggccgccgaggcggaAGCATTGTTGCAGATTTTTCCAAGCTCACCGGTATGTTGA